Proteins encoded in a region of the Quercus lobata isolate SW786 chromosome 8, ValleyOak3.0 Primary Assembly, whole genome shotgun sequence genome:
- the LOC115955442 gene encoding disease resistance protein RPM1-like, producing the protein MAQDAVSSLIDKLIPLLTKEAKLLRGIHGEVADIKGELDNIQSFLKDADTRAAAEEDMSEGVKTWVKQVREVAFRIDVATDQYLVQVALHDPHWRGFRGLLQKTTHLLKTLKPRHEIAAEIQKIKASIQKIKERSERYGFQSTDQGSSSGSQSVMWVDPRKDSFYLDDTDVVGIETHRDKLIGWLVKGRSHRTVLSVVGMGGLGKTTLVKKVYDHRRVQGHFDCHAWIPVSQSYNVEGLLRSMIRQFRNARMESLVARIDAMDEELLIHELRDYLRKKRYVVIFDDVWKIDFWEDIKHALIDNNKGSRIMITTRNTEVVDFCKKSSPVLVYELQPLPPIEAWKLFCKRAFKFDFEGHCPLELRELSYDIIEKCKGLPLAIVAIGSLLSTKDKTIFEWKNLHDSLGFELGRSPHLSGVNKILSLSFEDLPYNLKSSLLYLGMYPEDYSINCVRLIRQWIAEGFVKEIEGKTFEEVAREYLTELIHRSLVQVSEFDFDGKARRCRLHHLLREIILQKMKDFSFCHVLSKKGSNFEGLTRRMSVDRVSYDVLKGFEDSHIHSLLLFNLDELPKSFMSTFFANFKLLKVMDFEDALLDFIPEDVGILFHLRD; encoded by the exons ATGGCACAGGATGCAGTGTCCTCTCTTATTGACAAGCTGATTCCTTTGCTGACCAAAGAAGCAAAACTGTTACGAGGCATCCATGGAGAAGTTGCTGACATCAAAGGTGAGCTTGATAACATTCAGTCCTTCCTTAAGGATGCAGATACAAGGGCAGCAGCTGAAGAAGACATGAGTGAGGGTGTCAAAACATGGGTAAAACAAGTAAGAGAAGTAGCTTTTCGTATAGATGTTGCGACCGACCAATACTTGGTTCAGGTGGCACTACACGATCCTCATTGGCGTGGCTTCCGTGGTTTACTCCAGAAAACCACTCACTTGCTCAAAACATTAAAACCACGCCATGAGATAGCGGCTGAGATTCAAAAGATCAAAGCATCAATTCAGaaaatcaaggaaagaagtgAAAGATATGGTTTCCAATCCACAGATCAAGGATCAAGTAGTGGTTCTCAGAGTGTTATGTGGGTTGACCCTCGAAAGGATTCCTTTTATCTTGATGATACTGACGTTGTAGGAATTGAAACTCATAGAGATAAATTGATTGGCTGGCTGGTAAAAGGACGTTCTCACCGTACTGTGCTTTCGGTGGTAGGAATGGGGGGACTGGGCAAGACCACTCTTGTTAAGAAAGTCTATGATCACCGGAGGGTACAAGGACACTTTGATTGCCATGCTTGGATTCCAGTGTCTCAATCGTACAACGTGGAAGGTTTACTAAGAAGCATGATAAGGCAATTTCGCAATGCTAGAATGGAGTCTCTCGTGGCAAGAATAGATGCAATGGATGAGGAGTTGTTGATTCATGAATTGAGAGATTACTTACGAAAAAAGAGGTACGTGGTCATATTTGATGATGTATGGAAAATAGACTTTTGGGAGGATATAAAACATGCTTTAATTGATAATAACAAGGGTAGTAGAATTATGATCACAACACGAAACACAGAGGTTgttgatttttgtaaaaaatcttCACCCGTTCTTGTGTACGAGTTGCAACCACTACCTCCTATTGAGGCTTGGAAGCTATTTTGCAAAAGGGCcttcaaatttgattttgaagGACATTGCCCCCTAGAGTTGAGGGAATTGTCTTATGACATTATTGAGAAATGCAAAGGATTACCACTTGCTATTGTTGCTATTGGTAGCCTTTTGTCAACCAAAGATAAAACTATCTTTGAATGGAAAAACTTGCATGATAGCCTTGGATTTGAGCTAGGAAGAAGTCCACATCTTTCAGGTGTcaacaaaattttatctctGAGTTTTGAAGATTTGCCTTACAACCTCAAGTCTTCCTTATTATACCTTGGTATGTACCCGGAGGACTATTCAATTAATTGCGTAAGATTGATTAGACAATGGATAGCTGAAGGCTTTGTGAAGGAAATCGAGGGTAAAACATTTGAGGAGGTTGCACGAGAATACTTGACAGAATTAATCCATAGAAGCTTAGTTCAAGTATCAGAGTTTGATTTTGATGGAAAAGCTAGACGATGTCGACTCCATCATCTTCTTCGTGAGATCATCCTCCAAAAGATGAAGGattttagtttttgtcatgttttgtcaAAAAAGGGGTCTAACTTTGAAGGACTAACTCGACGTATGTCAGTTGATAGAGTTTCATATGATGTACTAAAGGGATTTGAGGACTCTCACATTCATTCTCTTTTATTGTTCAATCTTGATGAATTGCCGAAGTCCTTTATGAGTACtttttttgctaatttcaaGCTTTTGAAAGTAATGGATTTTGAAGATGCTTTACTAGATTTCATTCCTGAAGATGTGGGAATTTTATTTCACTTAAG AGATTAA
- the LOC115955443 gene encoding uncharacterized protein LOC115955443, with protein MEKELIDVLKNMQLTEEEELQISVSEEGRAQVIEECSQSLMGKLLTDRKQNLRALKNTLRTAWKIGQDLKIVEVGSDILQFKFANEYQLRWVETNGPWNFENNLLLLKIWERKMTASNISFTHSPFWVQIWGLPFDMMTDKIGKEIGSNLGNL; from the coding sequence ATGGAGAAAGAGCTGATAGATGTCTTGAAGAACATGCAGCTAACGGAAGAAGAAGAGTTGCAGATCTCAGTTTCGGAAGAAGGCAGAGCACAGGTAATAGAGGAGTGTTCTCAAAGTCTGATGGGAAAGCTCTTGACAGACAGAAAGCAAAACCTGCGTGCTCTTAAGAATACTTTAAGGACTGCTTGGAAAATTGGCCAGGATTTGAAGATTGTGGAAGTTGGAAGTGATATCCTTCAATTCAAGTTTGCCAATGAATATCAGCTAAGGTGGGTTGAAACAAATGGACCATGGAACTTTGAAAATAATCTTCTATTGCTCAAAATATGGGAGAGGAAAATGACGGCAAGTAACATTTCTTTTACCCACTCTcctttttgggtacaaatttGGGGTTTGCCCTTTGATATGATGACAGATAAGATAGGAAAGGAGATAGGCAGCAATTTGGGGAATTTATGA
- the LOC115955445 gene encoding uncharacterized protein LOC115955445 has protein sequence MNTLSWNCRGLGNPRSVRALRDMVQRWCPKLVFLMETKAGISRIRRIMVKTGLLNGVIVPSKGRSGGIAMLWERDLSVELKSYTRYHIDAVVTDPTSGFKWRITGFYGNPDTNRRKESWELLHFLNAQFQIPWVCLEDFNEILSNSEKWGGPERPQQQMEGFRRVVNGCGFIDLGYEGPEFTWCNQRSAGERIRLRLDRVLATIDWKDHSKDTRVLHVVDSTSDHCALVLTNKRNIQGRGKRRFHFEAAWVRHDKCKEIIQDAWKFHSGFQTTSDFAEGLRVCVEGLTRWNNSDFRHDARMIKEKRKQLQVLIQADRDGSRGEEINAIRKEINEMLDDEEVKWNQRSRIQWLTLGDRNTKYFHYKASQRRKKNEIRGLLDGEGN, from the coding sequence ATGAATACCTTAAGCTGGAACTGTCGGGGGTTGGGGAACCCCCGGTCAGTTCGAGCATTGCGCGATATGGTGCAACGATGGTGCCCCAAATTGGTATTCTTAATGGAGACGAAAGCTGGAATAAGTAGGATAAGGAGAATAATGGTGAAGACAGGCTTATTAAATGGAGTAATTGTTCCTAGCAAGGGAAGAAGTGGTGGAATAGCCATGTTATGGGAAAGGGATCTATCTGTGGAGCTTAAAAGCTATACTAGGTATCATATAGATGCAGTAGTGACTGATCCTACATCTGGTTTCAAATGGAGAATCACGGGATTCTATGGCAACCCGGATACAAATCGGAGGAAGGAGTCTTGGGAGTTACTACATTTTCTAAATGCTCAATTTCAGATACCATGGGTTTGTTTGgaggattttaatgaaatattatcAAATTCTGAGAAATGGGGAGGTCCAGAAAGACCCCAACAGCAGATGGAAGGCTTTAGAAGAGTAGTAAATGGTTGTGGCTTTATAGACCTTGGATATGAGGGCCCAGAGTTCACTTGGTGTAACCAAAGGTCAGCTGGGGAAAGAATTCGATTAAGACTTGATAGGGTGCTGGCTACAATAGATTGGAAAGATCATTCCAAAGATACTAGGGTCCTCCATGTGGTGGATTCAACTTCAGATCACTGTGCTCTGGTTCTAACTAACAAAAGAAATATCCAAGGAAGGGGAAAGAGGAGATTCCATTTTGAGGCAGCATGGGTTAGACACGATAAATGCAAGGAGATAATTCAAGATGCTTGGAAGTTTCATTCAGGGTTTCAAACGACCAGTGATTTTGCCGAGGGTCTGAGAGTGTGTGTTGAGGGCTTAACAAGATGGAATAATTCAGACTTTAGGCATGATGCTAGAATGAtaaaggagaagagaaagcaacTACAAGTTCTAATCCAAGCTGACAGGGATGGAAGTAGGGGAGAAGAAATTAATGCAATAAGgaaggaaataaatgaaatgttaGATGATGAAGAAGTCAAGTGGAATCAAAGATCCAGAATCCAATGGCTGACCCTTGGTGACagaaacacaaaatattttcactacAAAGCATCtcagagaaggaagaagaatgaaaTCCGGGGCTTGCTGGATGGAGAAGGGAATTGA